The Gigantopelta aegis isolate Gae_Host chromosome 9, Gae_host_genome, whole genome shotgun sequence genomic sequence TCATAGACTTAGAATTgtagtttttacaaaatgtttgatcttAGAGATAGATGTAATTGGGAAGCCTAGGAAAactacttatataatataatagtataatgAAAGAACTTGATAGTAATTTGCAATATAAGGAAAGAACATGATAGTaattagcaacaacaacaacaacaacagcttgATCTTGGCTAGCTGCTGCAGGGATTAATGTAATTGGGAAGCCTTGAGAAatcctttaaataatataatgaaagaaTTTGATAGTAATTAGCAATCTCTGTTACTTATGTGATCTTAGCTATTGAAGGGATCTTAGCTATTGATGGGATTAATGATTGAGCAGTTATTTTTGAACATGAAAGTAGAGTACATGCAGCAAATGTCACATGGGATGCTACAAGAAAATGGTTAGGGTCTGGTCTATTAATCATTCATTCTGTGAACAACCATGGAAGTGATACAAAATCACAAGGGTGGTCAAAAGCTTCTGCATGAAGGATATATGTATACCAAAAAGAACAAGTCTAAGTCTACAGTGCAATGGGAATGCTCCAACAGGGCTTCCTTTTCTTGCAAGGGAGCAgtgaccacagatattgagatccAGACAGTGATACACACTGTCCAACACACTCATGATCCCAATCCCGACTCTGTTGCAGCTAGTAGGCTGAAAAACACCATGAAGAACGTAAGTGGTACATCGCGGGGTACGCCAACCCAGATAGTCGTGGATACTACAGCAACTGCTACAACTGATATTCGTGCTGCTCTAGGCAACCCAGAAGTTGTGAAACGTACACTACGTCGGGAGCGTGCCAAGCATCTTCCTAAAAATCCACAATCACTTCAAGACTTAATCATCGAGGATCAGTGGATTACGACTGGAGGTGATGATCCACAAATGTTTTTGATCTATGACAATGGTGTGGATTCGCCCAGCCGTATGTTAGTGTTTGCGACTGAAGAGGGACTAACGCATCTGGCTCGTTCGGATGTCTGGTACATGGATGGAACATTTAACTCTGCTCCGCTCCTGTTCCATCAACTGTTTGTCATTCGTGCGCCGCTCGGAGATTCATCGATCAGCTGTGTCTATGCATTTCTCTCAAACAAGAGCCAATCCACATATGAAGAACTGTTACAATCCATCGAGAATAAGTGTCAGGTGCTTGGTTTTCAATTAGATCCATCAACTGTGATCACCGACTACGAGTTAGCCATCATCAACGCTGTCAGTTCAACGTTCGGCCCACACACTAGAAGTCATGGCTGCTTTTATCACCTGACACAGAGCACGTGGAGGAAGATTCAGAGTCTGGGACTTGTACATTTGTATCGGGAGAACAGTGACGTAAAACTTTTCTGTGGCATGTTGGATGGTTTGGCATTTTTGCCAACAGGTGATGTTGTGTCCGGTATCCAATACTTGAGGGAAAACACACCAGAAGGACTTGAACCACTAATCGACTACTTCGATAACACATACGTCTCTGGTCAGTTTCGCCGTATCCAGCTACCAACACAACCAAACGGCATTGTTCCACCCATCAGGATGCGTCGATCGCCTCCAACATTTTCTCCAGAACTCTGGAATGTCCATGACATCACACTAACTAATGGATCTCGAACCAACAACGTGTGTGAAGGCTGGAATAATGCCTTTGCCAAGCTTATCGGACATGCTCACCCAACCATCTGGCGTGCCATAGACAGTCTGCGAAAAGACCAGGCAATGGCATCCACACTGTTACTGCGAGACAACAGGGGTGAGCCCCCAGCAAAACGTGTTCGCCGTAAAACAGTCAAATTGCAGTCTAAGCTCTTGAATTTGTGCACATCCCGCCGAGATGGTGCTAAGTCAATGGAGGATACTCTCAAAGGCATCGGACACTGCATCAGATGGAAATAGATCTAAATGCGATCTAATGGATTATGACTTATACAAAAGTCTATGCAatcaaatgttataatatgcaagtgtgaataaatattttgggtattaattattttgtcatttcttataattattttctaaataagggggttttgactggagggggttttgactggagggggttttgactgagggggttttgaccgagggggttttgaccggagggggttttgaccggtcACCGCGTCACACATcagctttaaaacaaatattaactgtttatgcatttgaaataatttacaaatgcatacaaaagatagTTCAATCATAAATCAACATAAACACTTTATAATCCAGCTAGCACATTACCATATACTTATCAACATATACTCACCCATGCACCTTACCGAAAGCTAATCCTtaaatacctacctacctacctacctacctacatacctacatacatacatacctatatacacatgcacatacctACCGACCTgcacacatacctacatacctatatacatacatacatattcatgaaatatatatttataatacataaattatCTTACCTGAACATTGATGGAATGGTAGCCTTTCCTGTTAACAAATTCATGTTCATTCTGCGTAGgagcttgtatttgaacttgaGTCCCATCGATGCATCCAACCACATTTGGAAATCCACTCATGtcataaaatttagtttttatggcatcttgtttttttccattgggTAATCGAACATGGTTTGGTACCTGACGTAGCAAGACGTCGGTGACTCTTGTCACAGTTCGGCTTACGGTTGACTGGTCAACTCCTATAAGCTCCCCACAAACGTCTTGGAAACTGCCACTGGCAAAGTATCTAAGTGTAATTAGCACTCGCAGAAGAGGGGTCAATGAACCCATCCGTTTAGATAACAGAATATCGACGCTGATGTCATCTGTGATTGCTAGAATTTCCTGTCTTCTAAATCTAAACTTGGCAAATATGACATCATCGTCAAAAACATCAAACGGATGAGTTCGGTCCCTAAATATTCTGTTTCTCCTCAGTAATCGGCGTTCTCGATAACGCTGAAGAATGACAGCAGCCATGTTGTTTTCCGACTTCTACGCGGTTAAGATACTTAAACGCACAAAAAATTGTGTGTAACTTTATCCGCGTTTAAGACCTCCGGTTAGTCCTAACCGTGCTTCATGCATAGGGAATTTCAGTTTTTATACGCTGGTTAGAAATTAAACGCGGTTAAAATAGTTATACGGTCGTCATGCATACGGCCCCAGTTCAgaacaatatttaatacatgaatAACGTTCTGGTGATCCTAAATTTTAGAACACCGATTCACAAACTACCAACGGTTTGCGTCAATTTGAAGCTGgataaccgacacgcgaacagctaatatagtataaactgacctgtattaagcagccacctgtgttcAAAAAGgccacatttttattctcccaaatcatctaatatagtataacctgacctgtattaagcagccacctgttaaaaggccacatttttattctcccaaatcatctaatatagtataacctgacctgtattaagcaaccaccTGTTAAAAGGCCACAACTgtattctcccaaatcatctaataaaGTATAAACCGACCAGGAACCTGCATTAAGCAACCACCTGTTTAAGAGgccatatttgttttttctccTAAATCATCTAATGTAGTATAAACTAACCTATATTGAGCAACCAACCGTCTATAGAGGCCACACTTTTATTCTCCAAATTAtctaaataagtataaacagaCTTGTATTAAGCAGCCGATCTTAAAAGGCCTAAAGTTTAGAACACCGATTCACAATGTAAACTATCAACGGTTTAATGTAAACTATCAACAGTTTGTGTCAATTTGAAGCTGGGTAACCGATACGCAAACAGCTAATATAGTATAAAccgacctgtattaagcagccacctgtgttaaaagTTCACACTTTCATTCTcacaaatcatctaatatagtatagACCGACTTGTACTAAACCACCACCATGTTAAAaggccacatttttattttcccatATCACATATAGCATAAACCGATCAGGGACCTATATTAAGCAGCCATACTTTTATTCTCCCAAAATCATCAATATAGTATAAACCGACCTGGATTATGCATGCGACCTGTTTTAAGAGGCCACTTTTATTCTCCAAATGATCCAATATAGTATAAACTGaactgtattaaacagccacctgtcttaagagaCCACCTTTTGATACTCCCTTTGGTGGCTGGTTAACATACGTTTGACTATACTGTAACTATATGAAACCAACGAACACAGACAAAATAACACTGCAGTTAGTttccaatacattttatttagaaaatgtaCAATGTCATCTTCAAATAGTATGCACAAATGGGCTAACTAGTTCACAATGTGTAAGGGTACAACGGTACTGATTTTTCAGTCAGAGTGCAACAGGTAAAAACACCTTAATTAACTATTATGCAACGACTTgtttcttataaaaaaaaaacttcctgCTTGGGCCAGTTTCTCAACAAAGCATACTTTTCGTTACATTATTTTCATCTTTAACAGTGCTTCCATATACATTTGACTTGATcgttttgaaataacaaaaaaaaaaacatgactaGTTTTAAAGATggtattaatacaattttaattcataaatgcCAATGGCATCTAtttctaaattaattatatCTACCGATGTAGacatattagaaatatatttataattagcaatttaaaatgattacatttaataacaaatggaagaTTATAGCCGATAGGTAGTGTCAATATAAATGTTGATGAAACGACAAACTAATGAACATGTAGAGTTAGCACCTTTAATGAACACCAGGGGGCAGTACCACAATGAACATCAGGGGAGTAGTTTCATGGTAAACTGCcaaccattttttaaaaagattttttgtTCATTAAATCAAAtacttgatgatgatgatggattTCTGACATGAACGAAATACAACAGAAGgtgattataatatatacagatCATACTCAGCACAAGGCCAGTTTAGCATTTAATTCATGTTTCAAAATGATCTGTCATCATTAGGACCTGGTGATAAACTCTGAGTTATAAGCCACACGTAAGGCCTGCAGACCTGGGTTTTGTCAATCAGATGACCAGCAGAACTCGTTATGTCCACATTTGGCCAAGAAATAAATTTAGTCatttattttaccttttttaaaaatacatgttttttaaatgttaccttttgaaaaatattttttaaaagttaaaagtcgGGTTTTTTGATGGTTCATGCATGTAATAAGAAAGATACAGAGCTATAAAATGTGAAACAAAATTAGATAAAATTGTTCTCTTTTAAGATATGTTAG encodes the following:
- the LOC121381450 gene encoding putative nuclease HARBI1 — encoded protein: MAAVILQRYRERRLLRRNRIFRDRTHPFDVFDDDVIFAKFRFRRQEILAITDDISVDILLSKRMGSLTPLLRVLITLRYFASGSFQDVCGELIGVDQSTVSRTVTRVTDVLLRQVPNHVRLPNGKKQDAIKTKFYDMSGFPNVVGCIDGTQVQIQAPTQNEHEFVNRKGYHSINVQVR